A part of Olleya sp. Bg11-27 genomic DNA contains:
- the folE gene encoding GTP cyclohydrolase I FolE: MKIENNIDDNDAIGENHIGTNHDTPLRADAFDLSDADKIESIKKDVTKILETLGLDLTDDSLKGTPNRVAKMFVNEIFGGLHPDKKPKASTFDNKYQYGEMLVEKNITVYSTCEHHLLPIVGRAHVAYISNGTVVGLSKMNRIVDYYAKRPQVQERLTIQIVKELQEALGTDDVACVIDAKHLCVNSRGIRDIESSTVTSEFGGQFKKKSTRREFLEYIKLETKF; encoded by the coding sequence ATGAAGATTGAAAACAATATAGACGACAACGATGCTATTGGCGAAAACCATATTGGCACAAATCACGATACTCCATTAAGAGCGGATGCTTTTGACTTATCAGATGCTGATAAAATTGAGAGTATAAAAAAAGACGTCACTAAAATATTAGAGACTTTAGGTTTAGATTTAACTGACGATAGCTTAAAAGGGACACCTAACCGTGTTGCAAAAATGTTTGTTAACGAGATTTTTGGAGGATTACACCCAGATAAAAAACCGAAAGCTTCGACTTTTGATAACAAATATCAATACGGAGAAATGTTAGTAGAAAAAAACATAACCGTTTATTCTACTTGCGAGCATCATTTACTTCCTATAGTAGGACGTGCACATGTTGCTTATATTTCTAACGGCACTGTAGTTGGGTTGTCTAAAATGAATCGTATTGTAGATTATTATGCAAAACGTCCTCAAGTACAAGAGCGATTAACCATACAAATTGTTAAAGAACTACAAGAAGCTTTAGGTACGGATGATGTTGCTTGTGTCATAGATGCAAAACACTTATGTGTAAACTCTAGAGGAATTAGAGATATTGAAAGCAGCACAGTAACTTCAGAATTTGGAGGACAATTTAAAAAGAAATCTACTAGACGCGAATTCTTAGAATATATCAAACTGGAGACAAAATTTTAG
- a CDS encoding T9SS type B sorting domain-containing protein: protein MKKFLVALILLNSFIALSQDVLMQSTTVSQCGGVFYDSGGASANYSDNESFILTICPDTPGNLVQLNFTAFSTGLNTDVMTIYNGDDISAPAFGQFSGGGPGANPGFVTATSENLSGCLTIEFTSDGAPNAAGWAANISCFEPCQTIVSQLDSASPAPNGDGYIRVCPDEPITLNGSANFSVDGTGASYEWDLGDGNFVSGQSATFSYTTPGVYIVNLNVNDTNTNTDPDGCANTNLINQVIQVGTNPDFTGTEAVDSVICFGDSTTLNGVVNPVQFINDCTPPVSGTTFLPDGSGASYQTSITVDCYESSLTLTDVNQIVSVCVNMEHSYSGDLDLFITGPSGLEAQLFDQAGGGTYFGGANDDSSNVAGVGEDYCFSMSAAVLLENAPTVTAGSNPAGNSWATGTYLPVESFSSLLGSPLNGDWTIRVVDNLSADNGYIFSWSIEFDPNLQPPELSFTPVTVTEGWDTDASIISTTGNDITVQPATAGTHCYTYRTTDDFGCEYTEVVCIDVLPELDNGLPNDLFLCNPGALPYIFDLTENDAVITAPSAVPGDLNITYYETQADATNGTSAIATPASYSSSAVLGVPQTIYVRIEYLNSGCFETEMFTLNITTQPIINPAPDMVTCDDVSNDGFEAFDLESQNAAILGTQSSTSFVVTYYLSFAEANAGVAGTELVSDYTNTVNPQEIYVRVQVIGNDACYTASALPVFELIVNPTDDSSFVVTPNCSGGTVSGIVTPGGTFALNPDLGDGATIDTTTGEVTNGISGTNYTIQYTSTGTCPSSTDEVLVVLTTDDASFTMAPSCDGGTVDTVATPGGTYAFNPAVTGPESIDSVTGAITNGTPGTTYTVEYTTAGICPDSSTQSVTVYPVEDATFSVIENCDGATMNIIGDAGGTFVFNPINTDGAIIDALTGEVTSGVPGATYTVEYTTSGPCSDNSFQNVTVLNQDDPAFTVLPDCNGGIVDSVVTPGGTYVFNPAVTDTAVIDVNTGTVTSATPGASYTIEYTTAGACIQSSTQVLNVLPADDSSFTYTPTCDGAVATITGLTGGVFTFNVAPVAGDMAVLDAASGLITGGGSNVTYNIDYTTNGSCPTTTTIAVTVYPEPVAVTASPLSVCDDGTPDGLTSIDLSLKNNEISGGNPAYAVTYYLTQLDADMAMNALPIPYDNISNPQTVFVRVEDVNTTCYTTTTLQLEVEQAPITFAPTDLVVCDPDSDGFSVFTLTDSEAQITGGVPGLSVTYHETVSDAQLNVNPLTSPYNNIVEDVQVVYVRVESATITTACASYEDLRLIVNPTPQITDPSPLEVCDNDTDGIALFDLELNNPEILNQLDTDTTNDLATADYTITFYTTAADAAVPQNAIATPNAFTNTTVNMQTIWVVITDNANGCSTTTPMDLIVNPLPVLVQPTPLELCNDTDLPGEVPALAQEAFTLEDANAQILNGQTGITLTYYFTQTGASNGSASDQIFSPYVNTANAQTVYVRAEDNVTGCISTITLNLRVNPIPSPEANPSTLIECDSDNDGFALFDLDSQTISILNGESGVSISYHETEADATSDINPLTSPYTNIVPSNQNVYVRAENDITGCFTIVILPLDVQPSPVVPITIDDYIVCDDNNDGFNQFDFDTVMTPQILGTQNPADFTLTYHTTALNAESGNSPIVNTSNYTNVTNPQTIYIRLVSNTNGCVTTGQFEIIVEFPPVLVQPTPLAICDELDANYYENNDDIATFDLTVKNDEIIAGNVSWIVAYYETQADAQADVNVIADPTQYTNMMVGTNPANPQTVYVRVTNSITGCFSFTTLTIRVLPNPTPLENPDNIELCDDVAVVGPNDLIELFDLTQDAAVILNGEGINPSDPRHLSYYTDLDNALMGTTPIADPTMHSNEDPTNPGVAITPQTIYVRVTNGTDEIGTSGTGCYTIVSFDIIVNPLPEVSPIEDYIYCELFSDGQYGFDLVSKTDEILGTQSATDFTLTFYAADGTTIGNPSNYTNATNPEIISVDITNNLTGCIARTSFTIEVQEGAQANPDMAPIVYELCDDTMETDGDTTNDSTQFDLVTQNPEVLDGQDPANYIVSYYATQADADAALNALPLLYENIINPQVIYVRVDNDTMIDDGSGTGTMVDTSICYETAELTLQVNPLPEVELESSYLLCINTNGTEVVSAPIIETGLNTTDYTFEWLLENITIPGESGNSLEPTQGGNYSVIVTDISSSSVTMCQTVATTIVEESEPPTIAVELLTEAFADVHNIYVTATGSGSSVYEFSIDDGPWEVNVPNDGTYTFTDVGAGDHIVTVRDINGCGEFSLPIPIMDYPHFFTPNDDGFNDTWNIYGIDDQPDAVIYIFDRYGKLLKQLSPTGLGWDGTYNGNPMPTSDYWFTVDYKEPNDPNNAKKQFKAHFTLKR from the coding sequence ATGAAAAAGTTTTTAGTAGCCCTTATATTATTAAATTCATTTATTGCTTTATCGCAAGATGTACTTATGCAAAGCACAACAGTTAGTCAGTGTGGAGGCGTATTTTACGATTCAGGAGGGGCGTCTGCCAACTATTCTGATAATGAGAGTTTTATTTTGACTATTTGTCCTGATACACCAGGGAATTTAGTCCAATTAAATTTTACAGCCTTCAGTACAGGATTGAATACTGATGTCATGACTATTTATAATGGTGACGATATTTCTGCTCCAGCGTTTGGACAGTTTAGTGGAGGAGGTCCTGGTGCTAATCCTGGATTTGTTACAGCAACATCTGAAAATTTATCGGGATGTTTAACTATTGAATTCACCTCTGACGGTGCTCCGAATGCAGCCGGATGGGCAGCAAATATTTCTTGTTTTGAGCCTTGTCAAACAATCGTCTCTCAATTAGATAGTGCATCACCAGCACCAAATGGAGATGGTTATATAAGAGTATGTCCTGATGAGCCTATTACCTTAAATGGTAGCGCAAACTTTTCTGTTGATGGAACGGGAGCATCTTACGAATGGGATTTAGGAGATGGGAATTTTGTTTCTGGACAATCTGCAACGTTTTCGTACACAACACCGGGAGTGTATATTGTCAATTTAAATGTGAATGATACTAATACTAATACAGATCCTGATGGTTGTGCAAATACCAATTTAATCAATCAAGTAATCCAAGTTGGCACAAATCCTGATTTTACTGGTACAGAGGCTGTAGACAGTGTTATTTGTTTTGGAGATTCTACAACTTTAAATGGGGTTGTTAACCCAGTACAATTTATTAATGACTGTACACCACCTGTCAGTGGAACAACTTTTTTACCTGATGGTAGTGGGGCTTCTTATCAAACATCGATTACAGTCGATTGTTATGAATCATCACTAACTTTAACAGATGTTAATCAAATTGTTTCTGTCTGTGTTAATATGGAGCATTCTTATTCTGGTGATTTAGATCTTTTTATAACAGGACCTTCCGGTTTGGAAGCTCAGTTATTTGATCAAGCAGGAGGAGGGACTTACTTTGGAGGCGCTAATGACGACTCATCAAACGTAGCAGGTGTTGGTGAAGATTATTGTTTTTCTATGTCTGCGGCAGTTTTATTAGAGAATGCCCCAACAGTTACAGCGGGTTCAAATCCAGCTGGTAATTCATGGGCTACTGGGACATACTTACCAGTAGAAAGTTTTAGTTCTTTATTAGGAAGCCCTTTAAATGGAGATTGGACCATTCGAGTGGTTGATAATTTAAGTGCTGATAATGGATACATTTTTTCATGGAGTATAGAGTTTGATCCAAATTTACAGCCTCCAGAATTATCTTTTACTCCCGTAACGGTAACTGAAGGATGGGATACTGATGCGTCAATAATTAGTACAACAGGAAATGATATTACAGTGCAACCTGCGACAGCAGGTACACATTGTTATACTTATAGAACTACAGATGATTTTGGTTGTGAATATACAGAGGTCGTTTGTATTGATGTTTTACCAGAATTAGATAATGGGTTGCCAAATGATTTGTTTTTATGTAATCCAGGGGCATTACCGTATATTTTTGATTTAACAGAGAATGATGCCGTTATTACGGCACCATCAGCCGTTCCTGGAGATTTGAATATTACCTATTATGAAACTCAAGCTGATGCAACTAATGGAACTTCAGCAATTGCGACACCTGCAAGTTATAGTTCGTCTGCTGTTTTAGGAGTGCCTCAAACTATTTATGTTAGAATAGAATACTTAAATTCGGGTTGTTTTGAAACCGAAATGTTCACTTTAAACATAACAACGCAGCCAATAATTAATCCTGCGCCAGATATGGTCACTTGTGATGATGTATCAAATGATGGCTTTGAAGCTTTTGATTTAGAAAGTCAAAATGCAGCTATTTTAGGAACGCAATCTTCGACAAGTTTTGTAGTCACGTATTATTTAAGTTTTGCCGAAGCTAATGCTGGTGTTGCCGGTACAGAATTAGTTAGTGATTATACAAATACAGTTAATCCGCAAGAAATTTATGTAAGAGTACAGGTTATTGGTAATGATGCATGTTATACCGCATCTGCTTTACCTGTTTTTGAATTAATTGTAAACCCTACTGATGATTCTTCATTTGTGGTCACACCAAATTGTTCAGGAGGAACGGTAAGTGGTATTGTTACGCCTGGAGGAACATTTGCTTTAAACCCTGATTTAGGTGATGGAGCAACAATAGATACAACAACAGGAGAAGTAACTAATGGTATCTCTGGAACTAATTACACTATACAATACACTAGTACAGGGACTTGTCCATCATCTACAGATGAAGTTTTAGTTGTGCTAACAACAGATGATGCATCCTTTACTATGGCACCTTCTTGTGATGGGGGAACTGTTGATACTGTCGCTACTCCTGGAGGAACTTATGCTTTTAATCCAGCGGTAACAGGTCCTGAATCAATAGACTCAGTTACAGGAGCTATAACTAATGGAACACCAGGTACAACGTATACAGTGGAATACACGACTGCGGGAATTTGTCCTGATAGTAGTACACAGTCTGTAACAGTTTATCCCGTTGAAGATGCTACTTTTTCTGTAATTGAAAATTGTGATGGAGCAACAATGAATATTATTGGCGATGCAGGTGGAACCTTTGTCTTTAACCCAATAAATACAGATGGAGCAATTATAGATGCGTTAACAGGGGAGGTTACAAGCGGTGTTCCAGGAGCAACGTACACTGTTGAATATACTACTTCAGGTCCTTGTTCTGATAACAGTTTCCAAAATGTAACAGTTTTAAATCAAGATGATCCAGCTTTTACTGTTCTACCAGATTGTAATGGAGGTATCGTAGACTCTGTTGTTACACCAGGAGGAACTTATGTATTCAATCCTGCAGTAACAGACACGGCAGTAATAGATGTTAATACAGGTACAGTAACGTCGGCAACTCCAGGAGCAAGTTATACTATTGAGTATACAACCGCTGGAGCATGTATACAATCAAGTACTCAAGTATTAAATGTACTTCCTGCAGATGATTCTTCATTTACTTATACACCAACATGTGATGGAGCAGTAGCTACAATTACAGGTTTAACAGGTGGGGTGTTTACATTTAATGTGGCTCCTGTTGCAGGTGATATGGCCGTTTTAGATGCCGCTTCCGGTTTAATTACGGGAGGAGGTTCTAATGTTACATATAACATTGATTATACGACTAATGGATCTTGTCCAACAACAACCACAATTGCGGTTACAGTTTATCCAGAGCCTGTAGCGGTAACCGCTTCACCATTATCAGTTTGTGATGATGGTACACCAGATGGCTTAACCTCAATAGATTTAAGTCTTAAAAATAATGAAATAAGTGGGGGTAATCCAGCGTATGCTGTAACATATTATTTGACACAGTTAGATGCAGATATGGCAATGAATGCATTACCAATACCTTATGACAATATTAGTAATCCACAAACGGTATTTGTTAGAGTTGAGGATGTAAATACAACATGTTACACAACCACGACTTTACAATTAGAAGTAGAGCAAGCACCAATCACTTTTGCACCAACAGATTTAGTAGTTTGTGATCCAGATAGTGATGGGTTTAGTGTCTTTACATTAACAGACTCTGAAGCTCAAATCACAGGCGGGGTACCGGGGTTATCAGTAACTTATCATGAAACAGTTAGTGATGCACAGCTTAATGTTAACCCATTAACAAGTCCTTACAATAATATCGTAGAGGATGTTCAGGTGGTTTATGTGCGTGTTGAAAGTGCAACTATAACAACTGCATGTGCTAGTTATGAAGATTTAAGGCTAATCGTCAATCCAACGCCTCAAATAACTGACCCAAGTCCATTGGAGGTTTGTGATAATGATACAGACGGCATTGCGTTATTTGATTTAGAGTTAAATAATCCAGAAATACTAAATCAGTTAGATACAGATACGACTAACGATTTAGCAACTGCAGATTATACAATTACCTTTTATACGACAGCAGCAGATGCGGCAGTACCGCAAAATGCAATAGCGACACCAAATGCCTTTACTAATACAACGGTAAATATGCAAACGATTTGGGTTGTAATAACGGATAATGCTAATGGATGTTCAACAACAACACCAATGGATTTAATAGTCAATCCATTACCAGTGTTAGTACAGCCCACACCATTAGAGTTATGTAATGATACTGATTTGCCAGGAGAAGTTCCAGCACTAGCGCAAGAAGCATTTACTTTGGAAGATGCTAATGCACAAATTTTAAATGGACAAACAGGAATTACATTAACGTATTACTTTACTCAAACGGGAGCAAGTAATGGTAGCGCTTCTGATCAAATTTTCAGTCCTTATGTTAATACTGCTAATGCACAAACAGTTTATGTAAGAGCAGAAGATAATGTGACAGGATGTATTAGTACAATTACTTTAAACTTAAGAGTTAACCCAATCCCTTCGCCAGAAGCTAATCCAAGTACATTAATAGAATGTGATAGTGATAATGATGGATTTGCTCTTTTCGATTTGGACAGTCAAACGATAAGTATCTTAAATGGCGAGTCAGGTGTTAGTATTAGCTATCACGAAACAGAAGCAGATGCCACTAGCGACATTAATCCGTTAACTAGTCCATACACCAATATTGTACCTAGTAACCAAAATGTATACGTACGTGCAGAAAATGATATAACAGGTTGTTTTACAATAGTTATTTTACCATTAGATGTGCAGCCTTCACCAGTTGTGCCAATAACAATAGACGATTACATAGTGTGTGATGATAATAATGATGGTTTTAATCAATTTGATTTTGATACCGTTATGACACCACAAATTTTAGGGACACAAAACCCTGCAGATTTTACTTTAACGTATCATACTACAGCACTAAATGCAGAGAGCGGAAATAGTCCAATAGTTAACACTAGTAATTATACCAATGTGACTAATCCTCAAACCATTTATATCCGATTAGTTAGTAATACAAATGGTTGTGTGACCACGGGACAGTTTGAAATTATAGTCGAATTTCCTCCAGTATTAGTACAGCCAACACCATTAGCTATTTGTGACGAGTTAGATGCTAATTATTATGAAAACAACGATGACATCGCTACCTTTGATTTAACGGTTAAAAATGACGAAATCATAGCTGGGAATGTGAGTTGGATAGTCGCGTATTATGAAACACAAGCAGATGCGCAAGCCGATGTTAATGTCATTGCAGATCCAACACAATATACTAACATGATGGTTGGTACTAATCCAGCAAACCCACAAACGGTTTATGTTAGAGTTACCAATTCTATCACAGGATGTTTCTCATTTACAACCTTAACTATACGTGTGTTACCAAACCCAACACCATTAGAAAATCCAGATAATATCGAGTTGTGTGATGATGTTGCTGTTGTAGGACCAAACGATTTAATCGAACTCTTTGATTTAACTCAAGATGCGGCAGTTATATTAAATGGCGAAGGTATTAATCCAAGTGATCCAAGACATTTAAGTTATTATACGGATTTAGATAACGCTTTAATGGGGACAACGCCAATAGCTGATCCAACAATGCATAGCAATGAAGATCCAACAAATCCAGGAGTAGCTATTACCCCACAAACTATTTATGTGCGTGTAACAAATGGAACGGACGAAATAGGAACATCAGGAACAGGTTGTTATACCATTGTTAGTTTTGATATCATCGTTAATCCATTACCAGAGGTTAGTCCAATCGAAGATTATATCTATTGCGAGTTATTTAGTGATGGTCAATATGGATTTGATTTAGTAAGTAAAACAGACGAAATCTTAGGAACACAAAGTGCTACAGATTTTACATTGACGTTTTATGCAGCAGATGGTACTACTATTGGTAATCCATCAAACTATACTAATGCGACCAACCCAGAAATCATCTCTGTAGATATTACCAATAACCTTACAGGTTGTATCGCTAGAACAAGTTTTACGATCGAGGTACAAGAGGGGGCGCAAGCTAATCCAGATATGGCCCCAATTGTTTACGAGTTATGTGATGACACTATGGAAACCGATGGGGATACTACAAACGATAGTACACAGTTTGATTTAGTTACTCAAAATCCAGAGGTGTTAGATGGACAAGATCCAGCAAACTATATTGTAAGTTACTATGCAACGCAAGCGGATGCCGATGCAGCACTAAATGCTTTACCATTATTATATGAAAACATAATTAACCCACAAGTTATTTATGTCCGTGTAGATAATGATACGATGATTGATGATGGCTCAGGAACCGGAACCATGGTTGATACTTCAATATGTTATGAAACCGCAGAACTAACCTTACAAGTTAACCCATTACCAGAGGTTGAATTAGAGTCAAGTTATTTATTATGTATCAACACTAATGGTACAGAAGTGGTTAGCGCACCAATAATCGAAACAGGATTAAATACAACGGACTATACTTTTGAATGGTTATTAGAAAACATCACTATTCCAGGAGAATCAGGAAATAGTTTAGAACCAACGCAAGGTGGTAACTACTCTGTGATTGTTACTGATATTAGTTCAAGTAGTGTTACAATGTGTCAAACAGTAGCTACAACTATAGTTGAAGAAAGTGAACCACCAACAATAGCAGTAGAGTTGTTAACAGAAGCATTTGCAGACGTACATAATATTTATGTCACTGCAACAGGTAGTGGAAGCTCCGTATACGAATTTAGTATTGACGACGGACCATGGGAAGTTAATGTGCCAAATGACGGGACGTATACCTTTACCGATGTTGGCGCAGGAGATCATATTGTAACGGTAAGAGATATCAATGGTTGTGGAGAGTTTAGTTTACCAATCCCTATAATGGATTATCCACACTTCTTTACGCCAAACGACGATGGTTTTAATGACACCTGGAATATTTACGGAATCGATGATCAGCCTGATGCAGTGATATACATCTTTGATCGTTATGGAAAGTTATTAAAACAACTAAGTCCAACAGGACTAGGATGGGATGGAACGTATAACGGCAACCCAATGCCAACCAGTGACTATTGGTTTACGGTTGACTATAAAGAGCCAAACGATCCAAACAATGCTAAAAAACAATTTAAGGCACACTTTACCTTAAAGCGATAA